Below is a genomic region from Miscanthus floridulus cultivar M001 chromosome 1, ASM1932011v1, whole genome shotgun sequence.
AGGTCGCTGAAAGCATACTGATGCTGTGGGCCTCCCACGCCACCCACAGGACGAACTGATCAGGCGCACTACACCAGGGCCCGACTGGCTGATGGGTGATGGTCATGTACGTATAGGGGTGGAAAAAAAAATTATGCGTTCGTGACGTACAGGGCGCCGGTGCAGCACCGCTCGCCTGCCCTTGATTTTTTTTTGGTACGTTCCTGATCCTTCCGTGCCTAGGCCTTCGTGGAGTCGACAACACACATGGCCCATCAGTCCTGATTTTACGCGCAACCCAGCCCAGTCGACGAAAGAATCAAAGGCATTGAGCGGTGCTGCACCGGTGCCGCTGTGCGTCACGAGCGCATAATCTTTTTTGGGGGGGTTAATACGACGAAACTGACGAAAGGGATGCACGTACAGCGGTACAGGAGTCGACCAAGGAATAGCCCTCATCGAAACACATGAATTTCACGAGAACTTTGTAGGAGTTTCATATGAATTCGTGCGGTTCAATCAGAGTCACAACTGGGTCGCAGGAAGCTTGCACGATTTTGTGTCGATTCCCgcatataaaaatataaaattacCGCGTTCCGTGAACAAAGTTCGGCACCAAGGCACCAAAAGATATGCAAGCACAGGAATATTCAGTACAAGACCGACGTTGCTGAGCAACGAACAAAGCCAACATGAGTTCAGCTGTGGCCGTGTCACAGTTCAAAAGCTAAAAGAAAACCAGACAAAGCACTACCGAGTTAGTCCAAAGTATGATCTTAATTATACATACAGATGTTTCACAGTATCGCCGAACGGCCCAATACAGAGCACAAGCTTAGTTTCACTTACAACACACTAGCTACACAAGGGTGGAACGTGAAAGCCAAGAATGAATTGCCTGAAACAGCATACCTACCCATGGCATTGGACACTTGATGGACTCCTGCGCCCAGATAATACATAGCTACCTCGGTACAAAGCTCATCATTCAGGTGAACGAGCATTACCGCAGAGATGGCTGCGCATACTGTGGAGCTATGGATCCGGTCTCAAATGCCTATGCCTGTGGGCAGAAACTGCTGTTCTAGGATGCCAGAGCCAGACCGCTGCTTCAAGCCTCGTTCTGTCGTAGCTGTAGTAAGTCAGGAGGGACATGGAGATGCTCGGAGTTATCTCCTAGGGCATGCAGAAGCAGGGTATAAGAAATGGAAATGCATGCACTCATATCAAGTGCAGTATGAAGAGATTATGGAACAACTGTACTACCTTTCTTATGTTCAGCTTTACCATTGGGAGTACCATTGTCACTCTTTGTGTTTAGGAAGCGTCCCCCATTTCCTCTTGCCCTCCTCATCGCGTGCTGATGACGAGACTCATGAAGATATGGCTGCAATATCAAATGCAAGTTCTTAGCAAACTGTCAAGTTATATACTTCACTTATGATTATAACTCAATCACTCAAGGGCGTCTGGAAATAACCAAGATACATATATAGTTTGCTAAGGAACAAGCTGAAAGTCACTCATCCCCGATCTTGAAAAGTACAAGGGAAGTACAGAGGAGGCATGGTCATAATACTACTCTACTAACCTTTCTGGCTTTCACCACCTTTTTCTCAAGTTCAGCCTTGGCACGTGACTGCCGTCGTCTTAAAATACCATGGTACTGCTTGGCATTTACATAAACAGGCTCCTCGGATACTTCAAGAGGTAATGGCATTCGAGATTGAGTTAGTCCAGGTAGCTGAAAATGAGCCTGCACAAACGAAGTAAACGTAAGGCgctttataattttttttaaaaaaaagagtaCTCAACACAAGCGGAAGGGAAATGCTTTGAGTACAACAGTTTGACTACAGCTAAAGTACAACCATGCACCTAAACCATTCTCATCCATGTGATTTTAACAGTGAATCTTGAGTTGTACTCAATTGATTGTACGTGCAGCAGTGCTCTTTGTTTTTCCAAGTTAATTCAGGCAGTTCGGTCGAGCTTTGAACATAAAGGTATTGATACATAATTACATAAATTGTataaagtgaagatgatgaatttGTCTATTCAGAGTGTTGTACTTGATCCAAAGACATCTGAGCACTACCATCTTCCATAGTTATGACAACCTTACTTTTTTATTCTTTTGACACCTCTAATGGGACAAGCTGTAGTGTCAGTTCATGTGCACATACACACCAACCCTGCACACGCACACCCCCACACACACTACCAACCGTTTCTGCTTACCATAGGTTAGCATTTTCTACCAAAAAAAGGAACCCAAGTATTTTCAATTCAATTTTGCTTCCATTTTCTGGATCATGTGCCGTAGCTTTAATAGGAAGCATGCTCATAAGACTGACAACTGTTCAATACATCTCCACTCTGTTTAATTCTTTATCTCAGATTTCATATTTTGCTTTAGTAAAGCATACTAGTAGCTAGTGCTGTTATTTAGACCAGTGCTATTAAAATTTGCATAAAGGGGCCCCATGATTTATAATGCTTAAATCAGCATAGAATAGTACCACAGCTTGACTTCCATAGGGAGCAACCATGCCTGCATAGTAAGGATCTGGGTACTGATATGCTGCAGAAGCCTACACGAGGAAAGATATAAACATGAGACAGGAAACACGTTGCCTCACAAGTTCTCAGAAATGGAAACATAAACAGACAAGAAACAGAGTCCATAGAGAAAAGGGTGCACACAATTGATTGGTTCAGTTCCAGCTGTGAGTATGGTGCCAAATACTCTGGCACCAAAGCAGGTATCTGTGATGTGGCATGGTTCTTTTCTTGACCAGCGCTTCCATCTGGAATTAAAATAACATCAGTTCTTGATTTCTTTTGTTGGTAGCAAAAAGTTGCTTGGAGCTAAAAGGCTTTCTTATTATTGTTGTTAGGTAGCAAAAAGATCTACTTTTGTTGCCAACGCAATGATTGATAATTAATCAAACTCTTCAAATCTAACAGTATAGCATGTTTACCCAAGTAGAACGTGTACAGCTGTACTCACACCAACGTTTAAAACATTACATAAGGAAGTAGCATTCTCCTCTCATCTGACATTATAGAACGCTCAATAGAGGCAAAccaaaaaaagggcgtacccagtgcagagagctcccgctctgtgcggggtctggggaagggtgttagtggcaagccttaccctcgcctatgcaatgcgaggagaccgcgactcgaaaccgggacctttcggtcacaggcggtaagactctaccgcttgcaccaggcccgcccttcaaaacAAGGAGCATTAGTCAAAAGaaaagagggagggagggaggggaggggggctATACCAAAAGTTGGAACTAGCAAAGCATGGAATTTTTGTAACCATACTATATTTCAACAGCCTGAGCTGTTTATAACATCCTTTCAAGGCAGTCAAATGATTCTTGCAAGGAACCATTTAGTCTGCTAATGGTGAGATATGATGATGCAAAAATGGACAGGGGAGCGATGCAAATCAGTTTACAGAAGATTGCAGCTTGCTGGGAGCACATTCTCATGGAGGTGTACAAAAAGGTACTCGTAAGTAGCTACTGTTGAAATTCTAATATCTTGACTGACCACTATTTTGCACTTTTTGCATCAAAACAAACTAATTTATGTTGTTATCATAcacattttttttttgtcaatgCAATCAAGGCTCCACCAAGCTGCTGGAAAATTTGATAAAAGATGAAATACTTGGCCAAGCAGTGGAATTTAGGATTAATTAGACAAGCAGGATGTACCAGAAACCTTTTTTTGTGTGATAAAGCTTTACAAAAAGAAGATGAGCACCAGGCTCATGAGCCAAACTCCAAGGGCGGCAGGGACCCAAGAAACAAAGATAGAAACTCAAATTATAGATATTTCGATGCTTACGCTATCTGCAAATTACTACAGTGATTACTTCTGCAGACATGAGTTCTCTAAGTCATGCAAGCATTTGATTCATAAAGTTCTATAATATTTAACTCTTCATTCAATTTTCATATTTACTTTCATAAGCTTCTCTGTTAATATACACACTGGATAATGCTATTATGATTAGTTGATTAGTGAACACTTCAACGCAGAGGGAAAAAAACATTTACACATAAAGATACGATAAAGAGAAACAGCCATTATCCTAGCACTGTCAATACTATACCAGGCAAATCTACAGGACATTTAACACAATGATAATCATTTGAAACACATTTATCCTTTTGCACAAACTGCTCTAGTTGATTAAAGTACTTGCTTAATATTAATAAGATGGTATTGCACAAACTGCTCTAGTTGATTAAAGTACTTGCTTAACATTTATAAGATAAGAATTAAGATGGTACTCCTTCAACATGGAACTAGGCA
It encodes:
- the LOC136539763 gene encoding nuclear transcription factor Y subunit A-7-like isoform X1 encodes the protein MESRPGGTNLVEPRGQGAALPSGGPAVQPWWTSSGAVLGAVSPAVVAPGSGAGISLSSSPAGGSGGGSAAKGAPSDESSEDSRRSGEPKDGSAGQEKNHATSQIPALVPEYLAPYSQLELNQSIASAAYQYPDPYYAGMVAPYGSQAVAHFQLPGLTQSRMPLPLEVSEEPVYVNAKQYHGILRRRQSRAKAELEKKVVKARKPYLHESRHQHAMRRARGNGGRFLNTKSDNGTPNGKAEHKKATTERGLKQRSGSGILEQQFLPTGIGI
- the LOC136539763 gene encoding nuclear transcription factor Y subunit A-7-like isoform X2; amino-acid sequence: MESRPGGTNLVEPRGQGAALPSGGPAVQPWWTSSGAVLGAVSPAVVAPGSGAGISLSSSPAGGSGGGSAAKGAPSDESSEDSRRSGEPKDGSAGQEKNHATSQIPALVPEYLAPYSQLELNQSIASAAYQYPDPYYAGMVAPYGSQAVAHFQLPGLTQSRMPLPLEVSEEPVYVNAKQYHGILRRRQSRAKAELEKKVVKARKPYLHESRHQHAMRRARGNGGRFLNTKSDNGTPNGKAEHKKGDNSEHLHVPPDLLQLRQNEA